The following are from one region of the Corylus avellana chromosome ca1, CavTom2PMs-1.0 genome:
- the LOC132168108 gene encoding uncharacterized protein LOC132168108 isoform X1 produces MGRNIFFYAILHRQPKIFSLIYGIDSKNSITNAVDKSSCTILHMAGMLETSKKRDRITGEALKMQSELQWFKEVERICLPWINDIQNDTNMTPREFFTHNHKNMVKDGEKWMKDTATSCTVVGALIITIMFTVAFTVPGGNDQNTGFPMFSHKTLFMVFIISDTLSLFSSSTSVMVFLGILTSRYAEEDFLRSLPTKMITGLSTLFFSIATMMIAFCAGLFIMLPGKSWMTIPVICLASVTVILFGFMQFPILFDMFKSTYGPGIFNRKMKRLF; encoded by the exons ATGGGaagaaacatatttttttacGCTATCCTACATCGTCAACCTAAAATATTCAGCCTTATATACGGGATTGATTCGAAAAATTCAATTACAAATGCAGTGGATAAATCAAGTTGCACTATCTTGCACATGGCAGGGATGTTAGAAACTTCCAAGAAACGTGATCGCATTACAGGTGAAGCTTTGAAGATGCAGAGCGAACTTCAATGGTTTAAG GAGGTGGAGAGAATTTGCCTTCCTTGGATTAATGATAttcaaaatgatacaaacatGACACCAAGAGAATTTTTTACCCATAACCACAAGAACATGGTGAAGGACGGAGAGAAATGGATGAAGGACACTGCAACTTCTTGTACAGTGGTAGGAGCTCTCATTATTACCATTATGTTCACCGTAGCATTCACTGTTCCAGGTGGTAATGATCAAAATACAGGATTCCCAATGTTCTCACATAAAACATTATTTATGGTCTTTATCATATCCGACACATTATCgctgttttcttcttcaacttcagTAATGGTCTTTCTCGGAATCCTTACGTCACGTTATGCAGAAGAAGATTTTCTTCGCTCATTGCCTACAAAGATGATAACGGGACTTTCCactcttttcttctctattgCAACTATGATGATTGCTTTTTGTGCTGGTCTTTTCATTATGCTACCTGGAAAGTCATGGATGACCATTCCTGTCATTTGCCTCGCTAGTGTTACAGTCATCCTATTCGGTTTTATGCAGTTTCCGAttctttttgacatgttcaaGTCAACATATGGACCAGGTATCTTTAATAGGAAAATGAAACgtttgttttaa
- the LOC132168108 gene encoding uncharacterized protein LOC132168108 isoform X2: protein MGRNIFFYAILHRQPKIFSLIYGIDSKNSITNAVDKSSCTILHMAGMLETSKKRDRITGEALKMQSELQWFKEVERICLPWINDIQNDTNMTPREFFTHNHKNMVKDGEKWMKDTATSCTV from the exons ATGGGaagaaacatatttttttacGCTATCCTACATCGTCAACCTAAAATATTCAGCCTTATATACGGGATTGATTCGAAAAATTCAATTACAAATGCAGTGGATAAATCAAGTTGCACTATCTTGCACATGGCAGGGATGTTAGAAACTTCCAAGAAACGTGATCGCATTACAGGTGAAGCTTTGAAGATGCAGAGCGAACTTCAATGGTTTAAG GAGGTGGAGAGAATTTGCCTTCCTTGGATTAATGATAttcaaaatgatacaaacatGACACCAAGAGAATTTTTTACCCATAACCACAAGAACATGGTGAAGGACGGAGAGAAATGGATGAAGGACACTGCAACTTCTTGTACAGTG TAA